In one Magallana gigas chromosome 7, xbMagGiga1.1, whole genome shotgun sequence genomic region, the following are encoded:
- the LOC117683196 gene encoding uncharacterized protein — MSNTKPNVEANKLTADDVLLTSGSLKQERLAYAYSVLLARILCKLPAFQSYKKLIPEHLPHEYSKKMEAKSLVYPLPIQFRNEAKHEDCLCIMDTYEDQLIKMFTEAFGNTDVLRKFGVPVGGDQLTRVRLQEAKNIRCLSVTPERRLDDLHPIVCEMWHNKQDFLEKCFKALYKTSNTPPTLAYFKTLLQRSNVNGKVKGRFQPHFDLLMTVGEGMITEQFMEFFNMEDMDSKPQHRDFDDLSHQPKDQQKSFLLDIIQKFMKYFGYGLLETPHLIPRRNEYQERVEKRSTILVNGQQFIIQTSEEKTCYKEEDEVYNYCMLLCHWYLHVIEMHDTAKEGDIHRAVLNCKYAIPFFYSHSKLSKYLVENVNYVLQTEHLLSPLQSLRVLEGSFVNTIGGKGKCVESDLVQEHSVCNQKSLIRSLGANKTEKSISRATASADAIAEICSQMDNCLQIKPKSGRHSKTVSVNDQIIVSRELRKIRPFQYIPGRKCQGFSSLHPIPVTTENVPNMKDWINHLIRRLTRGQVVPVEEEEDEEEQDDWEED; from the exons ATGTCGAACACAAAGCCAAATGTTGAAGCAAACAAGCTCACAGCTGATGATGTGCTGTTGACATCAGGAAGTCTGAAACAAGAGAGACTTGCATATGCATATAGCGTTTTACTGGCAAGAATCCTGTGTAAGCTGCCTGCATTCCAGAGCTACAAGAAACTTATTCCTGAGCATTTGCCCCATGAGTATTCTAAGAAGATGGAAGCCAAGTCTTTGGTGTACCCACTTCCTATCCAGTTTAGGAATGAAGCCAAACACGAGGACTGCCTGTGTATAATGGACACATATGAAGACCAGCTGATCAAAATGTTCACAGAAGCTTTTG GTAACACAGATGTCTTGAGGAAGTTTGGTGTACCAGTTGGTGGCGACCAGCTGACCAGAGTCAGACTACAGGAAGCAAAGAACATCAGATGTCTCTCTGTTACTCCTGAGAGGAGACTGGATGACCTACATCCTATTGTTTGTGAAATGTGGCACAATAAGCAAGACTTTCTTGAG AAATGCTTTAAAGCACTATACAAGACAAGCAATACTCCTCCAACTCTGGCATACTTCAAGACTCTGCTGCAACGCTCCAATGTGAATGGCAAAGTTAAAGGAAGGTTTCAGCCTCATTTTGACCTTTTGATGACAGTTGGTGAGGGAATGATCACAGAGCAGTTCATGGAATTCTTCAACATGGAGGACATGGACAGTAAGCCTCAGCATCGAGACTTTGACGATTTGAGTCATCAACCAAAAGATCAACAGAAATCTTTTCTTTTGGATATCATccaaaaatttatgaaatactTTGGTTATGGATTGTTGGAGACACCACATTTGATACCCAGAAGAAATGAATATCAAGAAAGAGTGGAGAAAAGAAGCACTATACTTGTGAATGGGCAACAGTTCATCATTCAGACATCCGAAGAGAAAACATGCTACAAAGAAGAGGATGAAGTATACAATTACTGCATGCTTCTATGTCACTGGTACCTGCATGTTATTGAAATGCATGACACTGCTAAAGAGGGAGATATCCACAGAGCAGTACTTAACTGCAAGTATGCCATCCCATTTTTTTATTCTCATTCTAAACTAAGTAAATACTTGGTGGAAAATGTCAATTATGTCCTCCAAACAGAACACTTATTATCTCCTCTGCAAAGTTTGCGAGTGCTAGAGGGATCATTTGTTAACACCATTGGTGGGAAGGGTAAATGTGTTGAGAGTGATTTAGTGCAGGAACATTCCGTGTGCAACCAAAAGAGCCTTATACGAAGTCTCGGCGCTAACAAGACTGAGAAATCCATTTCAAGAGCCACAGCATCAGCAGATGCTATTGCAGAGATTTGTTCCCAAATGGACAACTGCTTGCAAATTAAGCCCAAAAGTGGTCGTCATTCCAAGACGGTTTCCGTGAATGATCAAATTATCGTTAGCAGGGAACTTCGAAAAATTCGCCCATTTCAATACATACCTGGACGAAAGTGTCAAGGATTTTCATCTCTCCATCCTATTCCTGTTACAACTGAAAATGTGCCAAACATGAAAGACTGGATAAATCACCTTATAAGGAGGCTTACTCGTGGACAGGTAGTTCCAGTGGAGGAAGAGGAGGATGAAGAGGAGCAAGATGATTGGGAAGAAGACTAA
- the LOC136269822 gene encoding transcription factor 7-like 1 — protein MISLPSNASHKILVTLHASHRNLLPSHANNRIPLLLHASHRTPLPSHVSNRIPLPLHTPYHPMPVTGFPYHLMQATRSPYYAMPVTGSPYHSMLAKRSPFHPMSPKDPPTIQYQPEDPPTIPASNRIPLPSHTSHRTPNHPIQAIGSPYHPMPARGSPYYPVPMTGSPFHSILAKRSPYHSMPFTGPLYHPMPAVGSP, from the exons ATGATCTCCCTACCATCCAATGCCAGCCACAAGATCCTTGTAACATTGCATGCTAGTCACAGGAACCTCCTACCATCCCATGCCAACAACAGGATCCCCCTATTATTACATGCTAGCCACAGGACCCCCCTACCATCCCATGTCAGCAACAGGATCCCCCTACCATTACATACTCCCTACCATCCCATGCCAGTCACAGGATTTCCCTACCACCTCATGCAAGCCACAAGATCCCCTTACTATGCAATGCCAGTCACAGGATCCCCCTACCATTCCATGCTAGCCAAAAGATCCCCCTTCCATCCAATGTCA CCAAAAGATCCCCCTACCATTCAATACCAGCCAGAGGATCCCCCTACCATCCCTGCCAGCAACAGGATCCCCCTACCATCCCATACCAGTCACAGGACCCCCAACCATCCCATACAAGCTATAGGGTCCCCCTACCATCCCATGCCAGCCAGAGGATCCCCCTACTATCCAGTGCCAATGACAGGATCCCCCTTCCATTCCATACTAGCCAAAAGATCCCCTTACCATTCTATGCCATTCACAGGACCACTCTATCATCCCATGCCAGCTGTAGGATCCCCCTAA